In Streptomyces chartreusis NRRL 3882, the following are encoded in one genomic region:
- a CDS encoding PH domain-containing protein — MALFGNAHTVDPVSAQQDYARLLGHGEQVHAAFLLIRDTILFTDRRLILIDKQGITGKKVEYHSVPYRSITHFAVETAGTFDLDAELKIWISGTPTPIEKTFTKGVDIYEVQAILTQFVAR; from the coding sequence ATGGCACTGTTCGGCAACGCACACACCGTCGACCCGGTATCGGCCCAGCAGGACTACGCCCGCCTCCTCGGCCACGGCGAACAGGTCCACGCCGCGTTCCTGCTGATCCGCGACACCATCCTCTTCACCGACCGCCGCCTGATCCTGATCGACAAGCAGGGCATCACCGGCAAGAAGGTCGAGTACCACTCGGTCCCCTACCGCAGCATCACCCACTTCGCGGTGGAAACGGCCGGCACCTTCGACCTGGACGCCGAACTGAAGATCTGGATCTCCGGCACCCCGACCCCCATCGAGAAGACCTTCACCAAGGGAGTCGACATCTACGAGGTCCAGGCGATCCTGACCCAGTTCGTGGCGAGGTAG
- the metG gene encoding methionine--tRNA ligase has product MAATGSEKQGAKAYYVSTPIYYVNDAPHLGHAYTTVAGDVLSRWHRQRGEKVWYLTGTDEHGQKIMRTAEANGVTPQEWADKLVTEAWKPLWEHLEIANDDFIRTTQKRHTDRVQEFVQDLYDKGEIYKGGYEGPYCVGCEEYKLPGELLDGEGEYAGQKLCPIHKKPVEILSEENYFFKLSEYGEKLLAHYEANPGFIQPESARNEVVNFVRQGLQDLSISRSTFDWGIPIPWDDKHVIYVWVDALLNYATAVGYNENQAKFEETFPADVHLVGKDILRFHAVIWPAMLMAQGLPLPGKIAANGWLMVGGEKMSKSNLTGIKPQDLTSHFGVDAYRWYFLRAIAFGQDGSFSWEDFSARYTSELANDYGNLASRVAAMVGKYFGGELPASTADGEAERAIHDGLTKAVTEADRRIGDDLDFQGGILAVFDFVKQVNGYITEQEPWKVAKDTSDEGKARLATILYTAAESLRAVAVLLNPVMPETSQKLWDSLGAAASLGALADQKIGEAGEWGRLPAGTTVTKGAVLFPRLEEKPTA; this is encoded by the coding sequence ATGGCGGCCACTGGATCCGAGAAGCAGGGGGCGAAGGCGTACTACGTCTCGACCCCCATCTACTACGTCAACGACGCTCCTCACCTGGGCCACGCCTATACGACCGTCGCAGGCGACGTGCTCTCCCGCTGGCACCGCCAGCGCGGCGAGAAGGTGTGGTACCTCACCGGCACGGACGAGCACGGTCAGAAGATCATGCGCACGGCCGAAGCCAACGGTGTCACTCCCCAGGAGTGGGCCGACAAGCTCGTCACCGAAGCGTGGAAGCCTCTCTGGGAGCACCTGGAGATCGCGAACGACGACTTCATCCGCACCACGCAGAAGCGGCACACGGACCGCGTCCAGGAGTTCGTCCAGGACCTGTACGACAAGGGCGAGATCTACAAGGGCGGCTACGAGGGCCCGTACTGCGTCGGCTGCGAGGAGTACAAGCTCCCCGGCGAGCTCCTCGACGGCGAGGGCGAGTACGCGGGCCAGAAGCTCTGCCCGATCCACAAGAAGCCGGTCGAGATCCTCAGCGAGGAGAACTACTTCTTCAAGCTGAGCGAGTACGGCGAGAAGCTCCTCGCCCACTACGAGGCCAACCCCGGCTTCATCCAGCCCGAATCCGCGCGCAACGAGGTCGTGAACTTCGTACGGCAGGGCCTCCAGGACCTCTCCATCTCGCGCTCGACGTTCGACTGGGGCATCCCGATCCCCTGGGACGACAAGCACGTGATCTACGTGTGGGTCGACGCCCTGCTGAACTACGCCACGGCGGTCGGCTACAACGAGAACCAGGCCAAGTTCGAGGAGACCTTCCCGGCCGACGTCCACCTGGTCGGCAAGGACATCCTCCGCTTCCACGCGGTGATCTGGCCCGCGATGCTGATGGCACAGGGGCTCCCCCTCCCCGGGAAGATCGCAGCGAACGGCTGGCTGATGGTCGGCGGCGAGAAGATGTCGAAGTCGAACCTGACCGGCATCAAGCCGCAGGACCTGACCTCGCACTTCGGCGTGGACGCCTACCGCTGGTACTTCCTGCGCGCGATCGCCTTCGGCCAGGACGGCTCGTTCTCCTGGGAGGACTTCTCCGCCCGGTACACGAGCGAGCTGGCGAACGACTACGGAAACCTCGCGTCCCGCGTCGCGGCGATGGTAGGCAAGTACTTCGGCGGCGAGCTGCCGGCGTCGACGGCCGACGGCGAGGCCGAGAGGGCGATCCACGACGGCCTGACGAAGGCGGTGACGGAGGCGGACCGCCGCATCGGCGACGACCTGGACTTCCAGGGCGGCATCCTGGCGGTCTTCGACTTCGTCAAGCAGGTCAACGGCTACATCACCGAGCAGGAGCCCTGGAAGGTCGCGAAGGACACCTCGGACGAGGGCAAGGCGCGCCTCGCGACCATCCTCTACACGGCCGCGGAGTCCCTGCGCGCCGTCGCGGTCCTCCTCAACCCGGTCATGCCGGAGACCTCCCAGAAGCTCTGGGACTCGCTCGGCGCGGCCGCCTCCCTCGGCGCCCTCGCGGACCAGAAGATCGGCGAGGCCGGCGAGTGGGGCAGGCTCCCGGCCGGCACGACGGTCACCAAGGGCGCGGTCCTCTTCCCGCGCCTGGAGGAGAAGCCGACGGCGTAA
- a CDS encoding HAD family hydrolase: protein MTSEPVQPSPRKYVLFDVDGTLIDAVDNQRRVWEMWAGRYRLDADEVYRVALRTRPMETFAQVAPDQDPRECLTALHELEDEDVQSGVYAAFDGASELLDALPAASWALVTSNYEHRVRGRFARTGLPVPGVIVDAAAVEEGKPSPVPYLLAAEQLGAQPEDCLVIEDAPSGVEAGLRAGMVVWGVNAPVAVAGVHRHFGSLREAVPDILAFARLEGLRKPPPRLR from the coding sequence GTGACCAGCGAGCCTGTGCAGCCCAGCCCCAGGAAGTACGTGCTCTTCGATGTCGACGGTACGTTGATCGACGCCGTGGACAACCAACGCCGGGTCTGGGAAATGTGGGCGGGGCGATACCGGCTGGACGCGGATGAGGTCTATCGGGTGGCGCTGCGGACGCGGCCCATGGAGACCTTCGCGCAGGTAGCTCCGGACCAGGATCCAAGGGAGTGCCTGACTGCGCTGCACGAACTCGAGGACGAGGACGTCCAGTCCGGCGTCTATGCGGCCTTCGACGGTGCATCCGAGCTGCTGGACGCCCTGCCGGCGGCGTCGTGGGCGCTGGTGACCTCGAACTATGAGCACCGGGTGCGCGGGCGATTTGCCCGGACGGGCCTGCCGGTCCCGGGCGTCATAGTCGACGCCGCCGCAGTAGAGGAGGGCAAACCGTCGCCGGTGCCCTACCTGCTGGCCGCCGAGCAGCTCGGTGCCCAGCCCGAGGACTGCCTGGTCATTGAGGACGCCCCCTCCGGAGTCGAGGCAGGGTTGCGGGCCGGCATGGTGGTGTGGGGGGTCAACGCCCCGGTTGCGGTGGCCGGCGTGCACCGTCACTTCGGGAGCCTGCGCGAAGCAGTCCCCGACATCCTTGCCTTCGCCCGCCTGGAGGGCCTGCGGAAACCCCCACCACGGCTCCGTTGA
- a CDS encoding AI-2E family transporter produces the protein MQDSEPTASGSGPTASGTRPLLPDPLRRLAAWCALLLLVSGVVYVGIRLCDEFRTAVVPVLLALLGTALLGPLHRRLVKAGVQRSVAAGLTCVAVVAVVGGAVYIVVAALIDTGDEIVASLRQAARGVSEHFGAAGTSLDDLASNARELLGKFGGSAASGVISGVSVVGETIAMAVLALLLVFFFLRDSDKAAGTLRALAPGGSADTLEAMARRAFHAVEGFMRGTTFIALIDALCITVGLLVLDVPGAAGLGALVFVGAYIPYLGAFISGAVAVLVALADRGFVIALWALGVVLAVQVLEGHVLQPVIQSRTVQMHPAVVMVAITAGASVAGVLGMLLAVPLTAAAFGVLQELRTRYGDQEPSAEPSTDS, from the coding sequence GTGCAGGACTCCGAACCGACCGCTTCGGGCTCCGGTCCGACCGCTTCCGGGACCAGGCCCCTCCTGCCGGACCCCCTCCGGCGGCTCGCCGCCTGGTGTGCGCTGCTCCTGCTCGTGTCCGGAGTCGTCTACGTCGGGATCCGGCTGTGTGACGAGTTCCGGACCGCCGTCGTGCCCGTGCTGCTCGCGCTGCTCGGGACGGCCCTGCTCGGGCCCCTGCACCGGCGGCTCGTGAAGGCCGGGGTGCAGCGGTCGGTCGCGGCCGGGCTCACCTGCGTCGCCGTCGTGGCCGTGGTCGGCGGGGCCGTGTACATCGTGGTCGCCGCGCTCATCGACACGGGCGACGAGATCGTCGCCTCGCTCAGGCAGGCCGCCCGGGGCGTCTCCGAGCACTTCGGGGCGGCCGGGACCTCGCTGGACGACCTGGCCTCCAACGCCCGGGAACTCCTGGGCAAGTTCGGCGGCTCGGCCGCCTCCGGCGTGATCAGCGGGGTCAGCGTGGTCGGCGAGACCATCGCCATGGCCGTCCTCGCGCTGCTCCTCGTCTTCTTCTTCCTGCGCGACTCCGACAAGGCCGCCGGGACGCTGCGGGCCCTGGCCCCGGGTGGCTCGGCCGACACCCTGGAGGCCATGGCACGGCGGGCCTTCCACGCCGTCGAGGGCTTCATGCGCGGCACCACCTTCATCGCGCTCATCGACGCGCTCTGCATCACCGTCGGACTGCTCGTCCTCGACGTGCCCGGGGCGGCCGGGCTGGGGGCGCTGGTCTTCGTCGGCGCCTACATCCCCTACCTCGGCGCCTTCATCTCGGGCGCCGTGGCCGTGCTGGTCGCGCTCGCCGACCGGGGGTTCGTCATCGCGCTGTGGGCGCTCGGGGTGGTCCTCGCGGTGCAGGTGCTGGAAGGGCACGTGCTCCAGCCGGTGATCCAGAGCCGGACCGTGCAGATGCACCCGGCGGTGGTGATGGTGGCGATCACGGCCGGGGCGTCGGTCGCCGGGGTGCTCGGGATGCTGCTCGCCGTGCCGCTCACCGCGGCCGCCTTCGGCGTCCTCCAGGAACTGCGCACCCGCTACGGGGACCAGGAGCCGTCGGCCGAGCCGTCGACGGACTCGTAG
- the aspS gene encoding aspartate--tRNA ligase, whose translation MHRYRSHTCGELRSSDVGTDVRLSGWLHNRRDLGGILFIDLRDHYGITQLVARPGTPAYEALDKLSKESTVRVDGKVVSRGAENINPDLPTGEVEVEVGEVELLGAAAPLPFTINTEDGVNEERRLEYRFLDLRRERMHRNIMLRTAVISAIRHKMTALGFNEMATPILSATSPEGARDFVVPSRLHPGKFYALPQAPQQFKQLLMISGFDRYFQIAPCFRDEDARADRSPGEFYQLDIEMSFVEQEDVFQPVEKLMTELFEEFGNGRHVTSPFPRIPFREAMLKYGSDKPDLRAQLELVDITDIFEGSEFKAFAGKHVRALPVPDVSAQPRKFFDQLGDYAVSQGAKGLAWVRVGEDGSLSGPIAKFLTEENVAELTKRLSLAAGHAVFFGAGEFDEVSKIMGAVRVEAAKRAGHFEEGVFRFCWIVDFPMYEKDEETGAIDFSHNPFSMPQGGLEALETQDPLDILGWQYDIVCNGVELSSGAIRNHEPEIMLKAFEIAGYDRETVEEKFAGMLRAFRFGAPPHGGIAPGVDRIVMLLADEPNIRETIAFPLNGNAQDLMMGAPTELEEARLKELHLSVRRPQPK comes from the coding sequence ATGCATCGGTACAGGTCCCACACCTGCGGCGAGCTCCGCTCCTCTGACGTCGGCACCGACGTCCGGCTGAGTGGCTGGCTGCACAATCGGCGCGACCTGGGCGGCATCCTCTTCATCGATCTGCGCGACCACTACGGCATCACGCAGCTCGTCGCCCGTCCCGGCACTCCCGCCTACGAGGCCCTCGACAAGCTGTCCAAGGAGTCGACCGTCCGTGTCGACGGCAAGGTCGTCTCCCGGGGCGCCGAGAACATCAACCCCGACCTGCCGACCGGTGAGGTCGAGGTCGAGGTCGGCGAGGTCGAGTTGCTCGGCGCGGCCGCTCCCCTGCCGTTCACGATCAACACCGAGGACGGGGTCAACGAGGAGCGGCGCCTGGAGTACCGCTTCCTGGACCTGCGCCGCGAGCGCATGCACCGCAACATCATGCTGCGCACGGCGGTCATCTCGGCGATCCGCCACAAGATGACGGCCCTCGGCTTCAACGAGATGGCGACGCCGATCCTGTCCGCGACCTCCCCCGAGGGCGCCCGCGACTTCGTCGTCCCGTCCCGCCTGCACCCGGGCAAGTTCTACGCCCTCCCCCAGGCGCCCCAGCAGTTCAAGCAGCTGCTGATGATCTCCGGCTTCGACCGCTACTTCCAGATCGCGCCCTGCTTCCGTGACGAGGACGCGCGTGCCGACCGCTCGCCGGGCGAGTTCTACCAGCTCGACATCGAGATGAGCTTCGTCGAGCAGGAGGACGTCTTCCAGCCCGTCGAGAAGCTGATGACGGAGCTGTTCGAGGAGTTCGGCAACGGCCGCCACGTCACCTCGCCGTTCCCGCGGATCCCGTTCCGCGAGGCGATGCTGAAGTACGGCTCCGACAAGCCCGACCTGCGCGCCCAGCTCGAACTCGTCGACATCACCGACATCTTCGAGGGCTCGGAGTTCAAGGCCTTCGCCGGCAAGCACGTCCGTGCCCTGCCGGTGCCGGACGTCTCCGCCCAGCCCCGCAAGTTCTTCGACCAGCTCGGCGACTACGCCGTCTCGCAGGGCGCCAAGGGCCTGGCCTGGGTCCGCGTCGGCGAGGACGGTTCGCTGTCCGGCCCGATCGCGAAGTTCCTCACCGAGGAGAACGTCGCCGAGCTGACCAAGCGCCTGTCGCTGGCGGCCGGCCACGCCGTGTTCTTCGGCGCGGGCGAGTTCGACGAGGTCTCGAAGATCATGGGCGCGGTGCGGGTGGAAGCCGCCAAGCGTGCCGGGCACTTCGAGGAGGGCGTCTTCCGCTTCTGCTGGATCGTCGACTTCCCGATGTACGAGAAGGACGAGGAGACCGGCGCGATCGACTTCTCGCACAACCCCTTCTCCATGCCGCAGGGCGGTCTGGAGGCCCTGGAGACCCAGGACCCGCTGGACATCCTCGGCTGGCAGTACGACATCGTCTGCAACGGCGTCGAGCTGTCCTCCGGTGCGATCCGGAACCACGAGCCGGAGATCATGCTCAAGGCCTTCGAGATCGCCGGGTACGACCGCGAGACCGTCGAGGAGAAGTTCGCCGGCATGCTGCGCGCCTTCCGCTTCGGCGCCCCGCCGCACGGCGGCATCGCCCCGGGCGTCGACCGCATCGTGATGCTGCTCGCCGACGAGCCGAACATCCGCGAGACCATCGCCTTCCCGCTCAACGGCAACGCCCAGGACCTCATGATGGGCGCGCCGACGGAGCTGGAGGAGGCGCGGCTGAAGGAGCTGCACCTGTCGGTGCGGAGGCCGCAGCCGAAGTAG
- a CDS encoding intradiol ring-cleavage dioxygenase yields MTGQEAARGPKHTRDLTRRKVVAAGAGAVVAAGVGGTFAAGAFAGEDTRAAKGTATGGSGEVCYKLTSETTEGPYYIDADKLRRDVTEDQEGIPLTLRLRVVDSETCEPLANAAVDIWHCNALGVYSGYEAMGSGGGGGGGGGTPPSGMPTGTPTGAPPGGGGGGGHQEPTDDERYLRGTWRTDKRGFVEFRTVFPGWYQGRCVHIHTKVHVNGTWTDTGYEGGTTCHTGQLFFDEESVLASAEVEPYSTNTTTRTTLDEDTIYPGNGTQGGLLKLQYRKNAIAKGVVATLTMGVDPTD; encoded by the coding sequence ATGACGGGACAGGAAGCGGCCCGAGGGCCGAAACACACAAGGGATCTGACACGCCGTAAGGTCGTCGCCGCGGGCGCCGGGGCGGTGGTGGCGGCGGGCGTCGGCGGTACGTTCGCGGCGGGCGCGTTCGCCGGCGAGGACACGCGAGCCGCCAAGGGGACGGCCACCGGGGGCTCGGGCGAGGTCTGCTACAAGCTGACCTCCGAAACCACCGAAGGCCCCTACTACATCGACGCGGACAAGCTCCGCCGGGACGTCACCGAGGACCAGGAGGGCATCCCGCTCACCCTGCGCCTCAGGGTGGTCGACTCCGAGACCTGCGAGCCGCTCGCGAACGCCGCCGTGGACATCTGGCACTGCAACGCGCTGGGTGTGTACTCGGGGTACGAGGCGATGGGCAGCGGTGGAGGAGGGGGCGGCGGGGGTGGCACGCCGCCCTCGGGTATGCCGACCGGCACGCCCACGGGTGCGCCCCCGGGTGGTGGCGGTGGCGGTGGGCACCAGGAGCCCACCGACGACGAGCGCTATCTGCGCGGCACCTGGCGGACGGACAAGCGGGGGTTCGTCGAGTTCCGTACGGTCTTCCCCGGCTGGTACCAGGGCCGCTGCGTGCACATCCACACCAAGGTGCATGTGAACGGCACCTGGACGGACACCGGTTACGAGGGCGGCACGACCTGCCACACCGGTCAGCTCTTCTTCGACGAGGAGTCCGTACTGGCCTCCGCCGAGGTCGAGCCGTACTCCACCAACACCACGACCCGCACCACCCTCGACGAGGACACCATCTACCCGGGCAACGGCACCCAGGGCGGGCTGCTGAAGCTCCAGTACAGGAAGAACGCCATCGCCAAGGGCGTCGTCGCCACCCTCACCATGGGTGTCGATCCCACGGACTGA
- a CDS encoding MFS transporter: MSDAATVIPEAEQRAVGKFLRRMLPILVLMLLVNQMDRTNVGFVQNELRADVGVSATAYGLGAGLFFIGYALFEVPSNMLLERFGARVWLTRIMITWGAVIVAMCFIHNVWMFYGLRFLLGVAEAGFFPGVLLYFTQWLPDSSRGRASAIFLGGSATAYIVTGPITGALLELHGAGGVAGWRWMFALEGAFSILVGFIAGFFLVSRIQDAKWLTQEEKDALSEAVARDKEARDRAPSVSRMKLIFHPQVAVLTAVFFAMALTGYAITFWLPSLVEEIGGLSSFQIGLLSAIPWICAVIAMYTMAHFTDRAPDRRPYLAIALVLSATGTFLATLGSPWFGLAALTLAAVGGKCAATLFWPMAQSGLDLKIAAPGLALVNSIGNLGGFVSPTLFGYLKDTTGSTNGGLYTLSAASILAVLGVAFVRHTKRGERPGSAGKAAVTGEPVAGEAR; the protein is encoded by the coding sequence ATGTCAGACGCCGCAACAGTCATACCCGAGGCCGAGCAGCGTGCGGTCGGCAAATTCCTGCGCCGCATGCTGCCGATCCTGGTCCTGATGCTGCTGGTCAACCAGATGGACCGGACGAACGTGGGCTTCGTCCAGAACGAGCTGCGGGCCGATGTCGGGGTGAGCGCCACGGCCTACGGGCTCGGCGCGGGCCTGTTCTTCATCGGGTACGCCCTGTTCGAGGTGCCGAGCAACATGCTCCTGGAGCGGTTCGGGGCCCGGGTCTGGCTGACCCGGATCATGATCACCTGGGGTGCGGTGATCGTGGCGATGTGCTTCATCCACAACGTGTGGATGTTCTACGGCCTGCGCTTCCTGCTCGGTGTCGCGGAGGCCGGCTTCTTCCCCGGTGTGCTCCTCTACTTCACCCAGTGGCTGCCGGACTCCAGCCGGGGCCGGGCCAGTGCGATCTTCCTGGGCGGCTCGGCCACGGCGTACATCGTCACCGGCCCGATCACCGGCGCGCTGCTGGAACTGCACGGCGCGGGCGGTGTCGCGGGCTGGCGGTGGATGTTCGCCCTGGAGGGCGCCTTCTCGATCCTGGTCGGCTTCATCGCCGGGTTCTTCCTCGTCTCCCGGATCCAGGACGCGAAGTGGCTGACGCAGGAGGAGAAGGACGCGCTGAGCGAGGCGGTGGCGCGGGACAAGGAGGCGCGTGACCGGGCGCCGTCGGTGTCGCGGATGAAGCTGATCTTCCATCCCCAGGTCGCCGTCCTGACCGCGGTCTTCTTCGCGATGGCGCTCACCGGCTACGCGATCACGTTCTGGCTGCCGAGTCTGGTGGAGGAGATCGGCGGACTGTCCTCCTTCCAGATCGGGCTGTTGTCGGCGATCCCCTGGATCTGCGCGGTGATCGCGATGTACACGATGGCCCACTTCACCGACCGGGCCCCGGACCGTCGCCCCTACCTGGCGATCGCCCTGGTCCTGTCGGCCACCGGCACCTTCCTCGCCACGCTCGGCTCGCCCTGGTTCGGCCTGGCCGCGCTCACGCTGGCCGCGGTGGGCGGCAAGTGCGCGGCCACGCTGTTCTGGCCGATGGCCCAGTCGGGCCTCGACCTGAAGATCGCCGCGCCGGGGCTGGCGCTGGTCAACTCGATCGGAAACCTGGGCGGGTTCGTGTCGCCCACGCTGTTCGGCTACCTGAAGGACACGACGGGGAGCACGAACGGGGGCCTCTACACGCTCTCCGCGGCGTCGATCCTGGCGGTGCTGGGTGTCGCGTTCGTACGCCACACCAAGAGGGGCGAGCGGCCCGGGTCCGCTGGGAAAGCAGCGGTGACGGGGGAGCCGGTTGCGGGGGAGGCGCGCTGA
- a CDS encoding cysteine hydrolase family protein, which yields MANSALLVMDVQRDIVAIADDGSGYLPRLRQAIDGARAAGIPVIYVVIGLRPGDQEVSPRNKVMTNIVRAGLFTEGQPGTEIHDDVAPQQGDVVVTKRRGSAFSGSDLDLVLRARDIDSLVLTGIATSAVVLSTLWHAIDLDFGLTVLADACLDTDPEVHTMLTEKLFPQWADVFAVEDWLKVIAPQ from the coding sequence ATGGCGAACAGTGCGCTTCTGGTGATGGACGTGCAACGGGACATCGTGGCCATCGCCGACGACGGTTCCGGATATCTGCCGCGCTTGCGCCAGGCGATCGACGGAGCCCGGGCCGCAGGCATCCCCGTGATCTACGTGGTGATCGGGTTACGGCCGGGTGACCAGGAAGTCAGCCCCCGCAACAAGGTGATGACAAACATTGTCCGGGCCGGCCTGTTCACCGAGGGGCAGCCTGGTACCGAGATCCATGACGACGTCGCCCCGCAGCAGGGCGACGTCGTGGTGACCAAGAGACGAGGGAGTGCCTTCTCGGGCAGCGACCTCGACTTGGTACTCAGGGCTCGCGATATCGACAGCCTTGTTCTCACCGGCATCGCCACCAGCGCTGTGGTGCTGTCCACCCTGTGGCACGCCATCGACCTGGACTTCGGCCTCACCGTTCTGGCGGACGCCTGCCTCGACACCGACCCCGAGGTGCACACGATGCTCACCGAAAAGCTGTTCCCGCAGTGGGCAGACGTCTTCGCCGTCGAGGACTGGCTCAAAGTCATCGCACCGCAGTAG
- a CDS encoding SpoIIE family protein phosphatase — translation MRTGEPLPAVGEALAALATGLWHWDTATGLVTVDAEAARLLGLPAEQVSLTEAQARARLHPVDWNEITGVIQLAVAEGTLAEVRIRIMDEQGRIVRVVRSRSKPSFDRARKAYRLIGTLQEVTEPTPGTPAGRSAVTGDWRRSREAFLLDAGRALAEARSTQEVLRVTANLSMPGFSPDGLAVFGVEGDRLTIIGHHGQQQSDESPFSDMPLDTDYPAAEVVRTGRAVYLSSPEQYKARYPLTWPLAERFGRRSWAFLPLTVAGRTMGAWMAAFTYPVAFTPDERSVLATVARMLAQALTRAGLAESERALTDGLQRTMLPKLGPQRIPGMSVAARYVPTGGGLQVGGDWYDVIPLPSGRFALVIGDVQGHDVRAAGLMGQLRIALRAYASEGHRPDAVLTRASRFLHGISDEDPADPRFATCLYVEVDPANGVLDIARAGHPDPAIRMSDGTVLMRPTSGGLPLGIDPDADYPTTRLALESGETMLICTDGLIETGGHDLDSGWRRLREILEDHKGDLEELADTLVQAVHGPSSHHTTGPLADRREDDIALLLLSREGEGCGCGDTVIVRAPVRRTMLTIAQAEPERIAVARQQLRELLHDWASPDQVDSGVLLLSELLTNVLVHTDSDALLVAEITGQEGERRLRIEVTDTGDDLPHKRRPGELASSGRGLVLIELLAHAWGVDPRGEGKSIWFELYESVDGSADGSWSP, via the coding sequence ATGCGCACTGGCGAGCCCCTGCCCGCCGTGGGGGAGGCTCTCGCAGCCCTCGCGACCGGCCTGTGGCACTGGGACACCGCCACCGGGCTGGTCACGGTCGACGCCGAGGCGGCACGGTTGCTCGGGCTGCCCGCAGAGCAGGTCAGCCTTACGGAGGCGCAGGCCCGGGCCCGGCTCCACCCGGTCGACTGGAACGAGATCACCGGCGTGATCCAGCTCGCCGTCGCCGAGGGCACCCTCGCCGAGGTACGGATCCGGATCATGGACGAGCAGGGCCGGATCGTCCGGGTCGTCCGCAGCCGCTCCAAGCCGTCCTTCGACCGGGCCCGCAAGGCGTACCGATTGATCGGCACCCTCCAGGAGGTCACCGAGCCCACCCCGGGCACCCCGGCCGGGCGCAGCGCGGTCACCGGCGACTGGCGGCGCTCCCGGGAGGCGTTCCTGCTGGACGCGGGCCGGGCGCTGGCCGAGGCCCGCTCCACGCAGGAGGTCCTGCGGGTGACGGCCAACCTGTCGATGCCCGGGTTCTCACCGGACGGGCTGGCGGTCTTCGGTGTGGAGGGCGACCGTCTGACGATCATCGGCCACCACGGGCAGCAGCAGAGCGACGAGAGCCCGTTCTCCGACATGCCGCTGGACACCGACTATCCGGCCGCCGAGGTGGTACGGACCGGCCGGGCGGTGTATCTGTCCTCTCCCGAGCAGTACAAGGCCCGCTACCCGCTGACCTGGCCGCTCGCCGAGCGCTTCGGCCGCCGGTCCTGGGCGTTCCTGCCGCTGACCGTGGCCGGCCGCACGATGGGCGCGTGGATGGCGGCCTTCACCTACCCGGTCGCCTTCACACCGGACGAGCGGTCGGTGCTGGCCACCGTGGCGCGGATGCTGGCACAGGCGCTGACCCGGGCGGGCCTGGCCGAGAGCGAGCGGGCGCTGACCGACGGGCTCCAGCGGACGATGCTGCCCAAGCTCGGCCCGCAGCGCATCCCGGGCATGAGCGTCGCCGCCCGCTACGTCCCCACCGGCGGCGGCCTCCAGGTCGGCGGTGACTGGTACGACGTGATCCCGCTGCCCAGCGGACGGTTCGCGCTGGTCATCGGGGACGTCCAGGGTCATGACGTGCGGGCGGCGGGCCTGATGGGCCAGCTCCGTATCGCCCTGCGCGCCTATGCCTCGGAGGGCCACCGCCCCGACGCCGTCCTCACCCGCGCCTCCCGCTTCCTGCACGGCATCAGCGACGAGGACCCCGCCGACCCGCGCTTCGCGACCTGTCTGTACGTCGAGGTCGATCCGGCGAACGGCGTGCTGGACATCGCCCGGGCCGGGCATCCGGACCCGGCGATCCGGATGTCCGACGGCACGGTGCTGATGCGGCCGACGTCGGGGGGCCTGCCGCTGGGCATCGACCCGGACGCCGACTACCCGACGACCCGGCTCGCCCTGGAGTCCGGCGAGACCATGCTGATCTGCACGGACGGCCTGATCGAGACCGGCGGGCACGACCTGGACTCCGGGTGGCGGCGGCTGCGCGAGATCCTGGAGGACCACAAGGGCGATCTGGAGGAGCTCGCCGACACCCTGGTGCAGGCCGTGCACGGGCCTTCCTCGCACCACACCACCGGCCCCCTGGCCGACCGTCGCGAGGACGACATAGCACTGCTGCTGCTGAGCAGGGAGGGCGAGGGCTGCGGCTGCGGTGACACCGTGATCGTGCGGGCCCCCGTGCGGCGCACGATGCTGACGATCGCGCAGGCCGAGCCCGAACGGATCGCGGTGGCCCGGCAGCAACTGCGCGAGCTGCTGCACGACTGGGCCTCACCCGACCAGGTCGACTCGGGGGTGCTGCTGCTGTCCGAGCTGCTGACGAACGTCCTCGTGCACACGGACTCCGACGCGCTGCTCGTCGCCGAGATCACCGGCCAGGAGGGTGAGCGGCGGCTGCGGATCGAGGTCACCGACACCGGCGACGACCTGCCGCACAAACGCAGACCCGGGGAGCTGGCGTCCTCCGGCCGCGGCCTGGTGCTGATCGAACTGCTCGCGCACGCCTGGGGCGTGGACCCGCGCGGCGAGGGCAAGAGCATCTGGTTCGAGCTCTACGAGTCCGTCGACGGCTCGGCCGACGGCTCCTGGTCCCCGTAG